Proteins encoded together in one Lathyrus oleraceus cultivar Zhongwan6 chromosome 5, CAAS_Psat_ZW6_1.0, whole genome shotgun sequence window:
- the LOC127085721 gene encoding putative F-box/FBD/LRR-repeat protein At4g03220 yields MSSESEDRLSDLPDSILHHILSFLNIKHAFQSSILSTRWKNLPNNLPSLKLTSQHFESMKSFNKSVSQILSHRSDSTVVHTLEFTCPQDLVEPHILKRIVKFAVTHHVKRLQISITCDIQQFRGCLFFSQTLTSLQLWVHECIQHWSMLFPNSLNLPSLTSLSLAGFYFGVGDGDDGCAEPFSGFNKLNTLTILSCRVVKARCLCISSTTLANLIMSGYYLINDCQFKLHLCAPSLCNFAFTGTPNQKLRVSHGCSLQHLYIDATDISLNSSVVNSHTLVEEDSEALLSWLQELANIKSLTVSSNTLQVLSFVPDLFKVKFTSLCNLESLKVEMKPLTCELELKLGIAAFRKEGENTEFNLKQGPFIPDGVVDFLLQNSPSAKVNIIPING; encoded by the exons ATGAGTAGTGAAAGCGAAGACAGATTGAGCGATTTACCCGATTCCATTCTTCATCACATTCTCTCCTTTTTGAACATCAAACATGCTTTTCAATCTTCCATACTCTCAACAAGATGGAAGAATCTCCCTAACAATCTTCCATCTCTCAAATTAACTAGCCAACACTTTGAATCTATGAAAAGTTTCAACAAATCAGTGTCTCAGATTTTATCTCATCGCAGTGATTCAACTGTGGTCCACACTCTAGAGTTTACCTGCCCACAGGATTTAGTGGAGCCTCATATACTCAAAAGAATTGTAAAATTTGCTGTAACTCACCACGTCAAGCGATTACAGATTTCTATCACTTGTGATATTCAACAATTTCGAGGTTGCTTGTTTTTTTCGCAAACTTTAACATCTCTTCAACTTTGGGTTCATGAATGTATTCAACACTGGAGCATGTTATTTCCGAATTCTCTGAACTTGCCTTCGTTAACAAGCTTGTCTTTGGCCGGCTTCTACTTTGGCGTTGGCGATGGCGATGACGGTTGCGCTGAGCCATTCTCAGGTTTTAACAAGTTGAATACTTTGACCATTCTGTCTTGTAGAGTTGTGAAAGCACGGTGTCTTTGTATATCAAGTACTACACTTGCCAATTTAATCATGTCTGGATACTATTTGATAAATGATTGCCAATTCAAACTCCATTTATGTGCCCCGAGTCTTTGTAACTTTGCTTTTACTGGTACTCCAAATCAGAAACTACGTGTGAGCCATGGTTGTTCTCTTCAACACTTATACATTGATGCAACAGACATAAGCCTCAATTCTTCGGTTGTAAATTCCCATACCCTGGTCGAAGAGGATTCTGAAGCCTTACTCAGCTGGCTGCAAGAGCTTGCTAATATCAAATCATTGACAGTCTCTTCTAATACTCTTCAG GTTCTCTCTTTTGTTCCTGATTTATTCAAGGTTAAATTCACTTCTCTGTGTAACTTGGAGTCCCTGAAAGTAGAAATGAAACCGCTTACATGTGAATTAGAGTTGAAATTAGGAATAGCAGCATTCCGGAAAGAAGGTGAAAATACTGAATTTAATTTGAAGCAAGGTCCATTCATACCCGATGGAGTAGTGGATTTCTTGCTTCAAAACTCACCGTCAGCAAAGGTTAACATCATACCAATTAATGGCTAA